One Helianthus annuus cultivar XRQ/B chromosome 7, HanXRQr2.0-SUNRISE, whole genome shotgun sequence genomic region harbors:
- the LOC110908530 gene encoding helicase and polymerase-containing protein TEBICHI, which yields MASDGSSRSRVDQFFSSKKKKKFVSPLSKSGKVEPDAKLSVDGSPSAKGSLSNYLVSSQNEARNLSTVPTARGPSDNQDQVRRNLTSAIESSNSVHGVENPELQQFATNFLSYYCSDLPTTQVNAHKRPGSPSVRDLEDKLINKRHISSVGNPSHDEEHQTSLRKCNRTSTEVADMALCNTPSLTTVKVGGEETPQSMRGSSMFSPGDTFWKEAIQVADGMSKANADLASSGQNGNSIDKEVSPLPVKHFDFSCEDKRMVVDAPIMSTPCNQVQSLCKLQDTNSSCVITKRRSDDISPPNDNRMSISPNTDIKSYNVNGLNSVDNTPSSSLPPNDRLDISNWLPSEICKIYKRRGISKLYPWQVDCLQVDGVLQKRNLVYCASTSAGKSFVAEILMLRRVLSTRKVALLVLPYVSICAEKAEHLEALLEPLDKHVRSYYGSQGGGALPKDTSVAVCTIEKANSLLNRLLEEGRLSEVGIIVIDELHMVGDQHRGYLLELMLTKLRYGAGEGRVEFSSGESSGTSSGKMDPTHGLQIVGMSATLPNVGAVADWLQAALYQTDFRPVPLEEYIKVGNSIYNKKMELVRMIPKRADLGGKDPDNIIELCNEVVQEGHSVLIFCSSRKGCESTAKHVAKYLKSFSMNVNGENEYPDVASAIDALKKSPAGLDPVLSETLPAGVAYHHAGLTVEEREVVENCYRKGLVRVLTATSTLAAGVNLPARRVIFRQPRIGRDFIDGTRYRQMSGRAGRTGIDTKGESVLICKPEEVKRIVALIGDSCPPLHSCLSEDKNGMTHAILEVVAGGIVQTANDIHRYVRCTLLNSTQPFEDVVKSAKDSLKWLCHRKFLEWSEETKLYSTTPLGRASFGSSLCPEESLIVLDDLTRAREGFVLASDLHLVYLVTPINVDVEPDWELYYERFMQMSALDQSVGNRVGVQEPFLMRMAHGAPIRSSERSRHDLKGLGVSTNGMLTNDQMLRVCKRFYVALILSKLVQEVPVAEVCEAFKVARGMVQSLQENAGRFASMVAVFCERLGWHDLESLFAKFQNRVSFGVRAEIAELTTIPYVKGARARALYKAGLRTPQAIAEASVLEIAKAIFESSSWDAQENTAQKRIQLGVAKKIMNGARKIVLDKAEEARAAAFSAFKALGVDVPQFSLPKLPSASVNFTKNEPVTSSREDTTSSDCVNQKDIKSNTTGLTEAKPSNAGLMTSAEENSDDTTLSKSGADITVIKVEKPCDVGLATSAEENSDDTTLSNSGADITVMKHNGVDENQNLPEKEHIRVGNKERTSEKGPTSAVSMPGGFDSFLDMWDATQEFFFDIHFNKRSEFNTIAPFELHGIAICWEDSPVYYISIPKDLFSSDNKIIKNPIGNINLEVAIQRWARIGMIMGKSRVRKFGWNLKIQNQVLKHPAVSIQRFGSLTHTVKTIGVELVDNSYYMFSPVHLKEAVDLSVVVWILWPDDERSSNPNLEKEIKKRLPGEMAAAANQKGRWKNQMRRAAHNGCCRRVAQTRALSSVLWKLLTSENLLEPLVTTEMPLVNVLADMELSGIGVDMDGCIQSRHVVAKKLRYLENEAYRLAGTRFSLYTSADIADVLYTRLKLPVPEGYEGKNHPSTDKHCLEMLRLEHPIIPIIKEHRTLAKLLNCTLGSMCSLAKLSMKTQRYTLHGHWLQTSTATGRLSMEDPNLQCVEHMVEFKIDRDENETDGSNTDHYKVNPRDFFIPTQENWLLVTADYSQIELRLMAHFSKDTSLIELLTKPSGDVFNMITAKWTGKAESSVDPTERDQTKRLVYGILYGMGANSLAEQLECSPDDANEKIQSFKRSFPGVSSWLKEAVAECRKKGYVETLMGRKRFLAKIKFGNTEEKSKAQRQAVNSICQGSAADIIKVAMITIHSVVGDGVEKSKSSVEFAERFHMLKGRCRILLQVHDELILEADPSVMNEAGMLLKLSMESAASLLVPLIVKLKRGRTWGSLEPVLPS from the exons ATGGCGTCAGATGGTTCATCCCGCTCCCGTGTTGACCAG TTTTTTTcttcaaagaaaaagaaaaagttcgTATCACCTCTTTCAAAATCAGGGAAAGTTGAACCTGATGCAAAACTTTCAGTCGACGGGTCTCCTAGTGCCAAGGGTTCTTTATCCAACTATTTGGTTTCTTCACAAAATGAAGCTCGTAACCTTAGCACTGTACCCACAGCTCGTGGGCCATCCGATAATCAAGATCAAGTGAGAAGAAATCTGACGTCAGCAATTGAATCATCCAATTCTGTGCATGGCGTTGAGAACCCCGAGCTACAACAGTTTGCAACTAATTTTTTGTCATATTATTGTAG CGATCTTCCCACTACACAAGTTAATGCACATAAACGGCCCGGTAGTCCATCTGTGAGAGATTTGGAAGATAAATTGATTAATAAACGACATATCAGTAGTGTCGGAAACCCGAGCCATGACGAGGAGCATCAAACGAGCTTGAGGAAATGCAATAGAACATCCACGGAAGTTGCTGACATGGCGTTATGCAATACACCGAGCCTGACAACTGTCAAAGTTGGCGGTGAAGAAACACCGCAGTCAATGCGTGGAAGCTCGATGTTTTCACCAGGAGACACGTTCTGGAAAGAGGCAATCCAGGTGGCTGACGGTATGTCCAAGGCAAATGCAGACTTGGCATCTTCagggcaaaatggtaattctATCGACAAAGAAGTGTCACCGTTACCGGTGAAGCATTTTGATTTTTCATGCGAGGATAAACGTATGGTTGTGGATGCTCCAATTATGAGCACCCCTTGCAACCAAGTTCAATCTTTGTGTAAATTGCAAGACACAAATTCGAGTTGTGTGATTACTAAAAGGAGAAGTGATGATATAAGTCCACCTAATGATAACAGAATGTCGATATCACCAAACACAGACATCAAAAGTTATAACGTGAACGGTTTAAACAGTGTAGATAATACTCCGTCAAGCTCACTTCCTCCTAACGACCGTTTAGATATTAGTAATTGGCTCCCTTCTGAAATATGCAAAATTTATAAAAGGCGGGGAATATCGAAACTTTATCCTTGGCAG GTGGACTGTCTTCAGGTTGacggggtgttacaaaaaagGAACCTTGTATATTGTGCATCTACAAG TGCTGGCAAAAGTTTCGTTGCGGAAATATTAATGTTACGCCGAGTATTATCAACGAGAAAAGTGgcacttcttgttcttccttatgTATCAATTTGCGCAGAGAAG GCAGAACATCTTGAAGCCTTACTGGAACCACTTGATAAACACGTTCGTAGTTATTATGGAAGCCAAGGTGGTGGGGCCCTTCCTAAAGATACATCCGTAGCCGTTTGCACAATTGAGAAGGCAAATTCTCTACTCAATAGATTGCTTGAAGAAGGGCGTTTGTCGGAAGTTGGGATCATAGTAATTGATGAACTTCACATG GTGGGAGATCAGCACAGGGGCTATCTCTTGGAGCTTATGCTGACGAAGCTTCGGTACGGAGCTGGTGAAGGCCGGGTAGAATTTTCGAGCGGAGAAAGTTCCGGAACAAGCAGCGGGAAAATGGACCCCACTCACGGTCTCCAAATTGTCGGGATGAGTGCCACCTTGCCCAATGTTGGTGCGGTTGCTGACTGGCTTCAA GCAGCGCTATACCAAACAGATTTTCGACCTGTTCCGCTTGAGGAGTATATAAAAGTGGGTAACTCAATTTATAACAAAAAGATGGAACTTGTAAGGATGATTCCAAAACGGGCTGATCTTGGTGGTAAAGATCCTGATAATATCATTGAATTATGCAATGAG GTTGTACAAGAGGGCCACTCAGTGTTGATATTTTGCTCCAGTCGTAAAGGATGTGAATCAACTGCTAAGCATGTTGCAAAGTACCTCAAGAGTTTTTCCATGAATGTTAACGGTGAAAATGAATATCCCGATGTTGCTTCGGCTATCGATGCATTGAAAAAGTCTCCCGCAGGGTTAGATCCCGTACTTTCTGAAACGCTTCCTGCTGGTGTTGCCTATCATCATGCTGGTCTCACA GTTGAAGAAAGAGAAGTAGTTGAAAACTGCTACCGTAAAGGTCTAGTACGCGTCTTAACAGCTACATCCACCTTAGCAGCTGGAGTGAATCTACCCGCAAGACGAGTTATCTTCCGACAACCTAGGATTGGTCGGGATTTTATAGATGGGACAAGATACCGACAAATGTCTGGACGTGCGGGTCGCACCGGAATCGATACAAAAGGAGAGAGT GTGCTAATATGCAAACCCGAAGAAGTGAAAAGAATTGTGGCACTCATCGGTGACAGCTGTCCACCGTTGCATTCTTGTTTATCAGAAGATAAGAATGGAATGACACATGCAATATTAGAAGTTGTTGCTGGTGGAATTGTTCAAACGGCTAATGATATCCATCGTTACGTTAGATGCACTCTTTTAAATTCAACACAACCATTTGAAGATGTTGTAAAATCAGCCAAAGATTCGTTAAAATGGCTGTGCCATAGGAAGTTTCTGGAATGGAGTGAGGAAACTAAGTTGTATAGTACCACACCCCTTGGCCGTGCTTCTTTTGGCAGCTCTCTCTGTCCCGAAGAGTCACTT ATTGTTCTGGATGATCTTACAAGGGCAAGAGAAGGATTTGTGCTTGCCTCTGATTTGCACTTAGTTTACTTAGTAACACCGATTAACGTTGACGTTGAACCCGATTGGGAACTGTACTATGAAAGATTCATGCAAATGTCAGCTCTTGATCAG TCTGTTGGAAACCGTGTTGGAGTGCAAGAACCGTTTCTGATGCGTATGGCCCACGGAGCTCCAATTCGCAGTTCAGAAAGATCTAGACATGATTTAAAAGGGCTCGGGGTGTCAACCAACGGCATGCTTACAAATGATCAAATGCTTCGTGTCTGTAAAAGATTCTACGTTGCACTAATCTTGTCAAAACTTGTACAG GAAGTACCTGTTGCAGAGGTTTGTGAAGCGTTCAAGGTGGCTCGTGGAATGGTTCAATCTTTGCAAGAAAACGCGGGACGATTCGCATCTATGGTTGCTGTGTTTTGTGAAAGATTAGGTTGGCATGATCTCGAGAGCTTGTTTGCGAAATTCCAAAATCGTGTTTCGTTTGGTGTAAGAGCAGAGATCGCTGAGCTTACCACCATTCCGTATGTAAag GGTGCTCGAGCTAGGGCACTTTATAAAGCTGGCCTTCGTACTCCCCAAGCAATTGCTGAAGCATCTGTGCTCGAAATTGCTAAAGCGATTTTTGAATCTTCATCATGGGATGCACAAG AAAACACGGCACAGAAACGTATTCAACTGGGAGTGGCCAAGAAGATAATGAACGGTGCGCGTAAGATTGTTCTGGATAAAGCCGAAGAAGCAAGGGCTGCTGCTTTTTCAGCTTTCAAGGCTCTTGGAGTCGACGTTCCTCAATTTTCTCTTCCAAAATTACCCTCAGCTTCCGTGAACTTTACTAAAAACGAGCCAGTGACTTCTTCACGAGAAGACACGACCAGTAGTGATTGTGTGAACCAAAAAGATATAAAATCAAATACCACGGGACTAACGGAAGCAAAACCGTCTAATGCCGGTTTAATGACATCAGCAGAAGAAAATTCAGACGATACCACCTTAAGTAAATCAGGCGCTGACATCACTGTTATAAAGGTAGAAAAACCATGCGATGTTGGTTTAGCGACATCAGCAGAAGAAAACTCTGACGATACCACGTTAAGTAACTCAGGTGCTGACATCACTGTAATGAAACACAACGGTGTTGATGAAAATCAAAATCTTCCCGAGAAAGAGCATATACGAGTCGGTAACAAAGAAAGAACCTCTGAGAAGGGTCCAACAAGTGCAGTCAGCATGCCAGGTGGATTCGATTCGTTTTTGGATATGTGGGACGCAACACAAGAATTCTTTTTTGATATTCATTTCAACAAACGGTCTGAATTTAACACAATCGCGCCGTTCGAATTACACGGCATTGCAATCTGCTGGGAAGATTCTCCTGTTTACTATATTAGTATCCCCAAGGACTTATTCTCGTCGGACAACAAAATAATCAAGAACCCGATCGGTAATATTAATCTTGAGGTGGCGATACAAAGATGGGCTAGAATCGGTATGATAATGGGAAAGAGTCGAGTTAGAAAATTCGGGTGGAACTTAAAGATTCAAAATCAAGTGTTGAAACATCCCGCAGTTTCTATTCAGAGATTTGGCAGTTTGACTCATACGGTGAAAACTATTGGTGTGGAGCTCGTTGACAACAGTTACTATATGTTCTCTCCGGTTCATCTTAAAGAGGCTGTTGATTTGTCGGTTGTTGTTTGGATTCTTTGGCCTGATGATGAGAGAAGTTCTAACCCTAATTTGGAAAAG GAAATCAAGAAAAGGTTACCTGGTGAGATGGCAGCAGCTGCTAACCAGAAGGGCCGATGGAAAAATCAAATGCGCAGAGCCGCGCATAACGGTTGCTGTAGGCGCGTTGCTCAAACACGCGCTTTGTCATCTGTTCTCTGGAAGTTGCTAACATCTGAGAATCTTCTAGAACCATTAGTAACTACTGAGATGCCACTGGTAAATGTTCTTGCTGACATGGAACTTTCCGGAATAGGCGTTGACATGGACGGTTGCATTCAGTCACGCCATGTTGTGGCTAAAAAACTAAGATACCTTGAAAACGAAGCCTATAGGCTGGCGGGTACACGGTTTTCGTTATATACATCAGCAGATATTGCAGATGTACTTTATACAAGATTAAAGTTACCAGTTCCTGAAGGTTATGAAGGGAAAAATCACCCTAGTACTGACAAACATTGTTTGGAAATGCTAAG GCTTGAGCATCCTATAATTCCTATTATTAAAGAACACCGTACGCTGGCCAAACTCTTGAACTGTACGCTAGGTTCAATGTGTTCTCTTGCAAAGTTATCAATGAAGACTCAAAGATATACGCTTCATGGACATTGGCTCCAAACTTCAACTGCAACCGGGCGGTTATCCATGGAGGACCCCAATCTTCAG TGTGTTGAGCACATGGTTGAATTCAAGATTGACCGTGATGAAAACGAGACTGACGGTTCAAACACAGATCACTACAAAGTAAATCCTCGTGATTTCTTTATTCCAACTCAG GAAAACTGGTTACTAGTAACGGCAGATTATTCTCAGATAGAACTGAGATTAATGGCTCATTTCTCCAAAGACACGTCACTAATTGAGCTCCTTACAAAACCTTCTGGTGATGTGTTCAACATGATTACTGCAAAATGGACCGGGAAAGCTGAGTCATCAGTGGACCCTACAGAACGAGATCAAACCAAGCGGTTGGTTTATGGAATTTTATATGGTATGGGTGCAAATTCGCTTGCGGAACAACTGGAATGCAGTCCGGATGATGCTAATGAAAAAATTCAGAGCTTTAAAAGGTCGTTTCCCGGTGTTTCTTCTTGGCTTAAAGAAGCCGTAGCAGAATGCCGCAAAAAAGG TTACGTGGAAACTTTAATGGGAAGGAAGAGATTTTTGGCAAAAATAAAATTTGGAAATACCGAAGAAAAGTCAAAAGCTCAGAGACAAGCTGTGAATTCCATTTGTCAG GGATCCGCAGCTGATATTATTAAAGTTGCAATGATAACCATACATTCAGTCGTAGGTGATGGTGTTGAAAAGTCAAAGTCCAGTGTCGAATTTGCAGAAAGATTCCACATGCTTAAGGGTCGTTGTCGAATTCTTCTACAG GTACATGATGAGTTAATACTTGAAGCCGATCCTTCTGTTATGAATGAGGCTGGAATGCTACTAAAATTGAGCATGGAAAGTGCTGCCTCCCTTCTAG TTCCGCTGATCGTCAAGCTGAAACGTGGACGAACATGGGGATCTTTAGAACCGGTACTGCCTAGTTAG